The Colletes latitarsis isolate SP2378_abdomen chromosome 1, iyColLati1, whole genome shotgun sequence genomic interval ACACAATGCCGGGCATAATATATCGTCCTGACGATGCATTACTTCGCCTTCGCCTTCGCCTTCGTTTTGCGAAATATTCGGGGCgctaaacgcgaaaatatgtaaattataaCGTAATAATACACGTATAACAATAAGGATACGCGCGAAACGTTTCGTTCGTCTCGGTTCGCACGcatttcatttaaaatttattagttttttttacaaaagtatCAATTTACTATTTCCTCGTAAGGGAATAACGATATTGTCGTTCGATGAACGAATCGTTGTTTCCACGCTTAGACTCGCATCATTTACAATATAACAAACTTGTATTCGATACTCGGTTAAAAGTAATTCTAACAGCTCTAAATTGAAAATAGAATTGGACCGTCTTGAGAAAGACGATCCATCTGGCGTCGTACTTGATCAGTCTTGAACGCTTCCGCTCAGCCTTTGTGCCCCTTGCCGTACCCAAACTTCTTCCCAGATTGTTGGTCACCCTTCTTCCCGTAAGAATCATGATGACTATAATGATCGTCGTGACCGTGTTTGCCATGATGACCCTTATGCTGTTCGTCAACGTGGCCCTTATCGTGGTGTCCCTTCTTGCCCTGATGGTCCTCGTGATAACCGGAATGTTGATGACCGCCCTTCTTGTGTTGACCCTCCTTCTTCTCGTGGTGCCCGTGAAAGTCCCCGTGCTTCTTATGGTGGCCTCCTTTATGGTAGTCGTCGTAGAACTTGTGCTCCTTGTGGTACTCGTCCTTGTGGAACTTGTTGTGGTAGCCCTTGGTTTTATGCCCCTTCTTGTGCCCCTTCTTCTCCCCGAATTTCCCGCCCTTGTGTCCCTTCTCGCCCTCGTGATGCTCGCCGTACTTCTCGTGCTCGTCGTGATGACCTTTCTTGTGGCCTCCATGCTCCTCGTGGTGGCCGGAGTGATGTTCTTTATCGTGTTCACCCTTGTCGTTCTTATCGCGATGATGATGACTCTTGTATCCTTTGTCTCCTTCCGCGGCGTGCTCTTCGTGATGATCCGCCCGATGACTGTGACCGCCGCCCGACTCGTgatgatgaccctgatgacccgTAGCTGCCGAATCCTGATCGCTCGAATTCTGAACGGTCGTCGTCGAATCCTCCGGCACGTTGTCCTCCGTCGTTATTTGGCCATCACGACGAACGCGCGAAACGTTCGGTTCTCGCGCGTGACACGCTTGCAACAGCAGCAAACACGAAACGACGCCAATAGGGAAGAGGACTCGCCGCAGCATCTCGATCTGGTTTCAATGCGATCATCGGACTGATGACCGACGCCGCTACGGGTGATACTTAAATATCCACGGTTCGATTGTTTCGTCACGGGGAGTTTGATCCTTTCCGTCGACTCCACTTTCATCCGCGCGTCGCGTCTCgtcgcatcgcgtcgcgtcgactCGATAAGCCAACTCAGGTGGGGCGGACCTTTCACGGACTTTCTCGTTCTTATAATAAAGCGGTATTTCTGACGCGGAGAATTTAAGGAAACGCTCGAATCTGGTTGAGCAAAATTTACGTCGATCGAAATGCGTTTTAGGGGACACTTGCTTCTAAACGAGTCAAACAAATTACAAAGGTAGTTTAGTATTCTATTTATAAGTGCTCTTCCACAAATTTCATGAGAATTGGCGTGTGCGGGTTCGATAATGTTCCTCGTAAAAAGGATGTCACGAGCCAGCGAAAGTTGAGAATCCCTAGAGCGTAGAAGAGAGCTTATAACAATCGTCATGGAAGCATTAAAAATGACAAATAGAAATACGAACGTCCATCAAGTGAGAACAAGATGAGACAGTTACAGGGGATCAGGAAGCAGTAGGAATCTTGATGCATAACCGAGCTGAATAAGAAAGTTTAAGTACGCGTTGGCTACGCATCGATTCGTCGAAGCAAACAATAATACG includes:
- the LOC143340193 gene encoding uncharacterized protein LOC143340193, with the translated sequence MLRRVLFPIGVVSCLLLLQACHAREPNVSRVRRDGQITTEDNVPEDSTTTVQNSSDQDSAATGHQGHHHESGGGHSHRADHHEEHAAEGDKGYKSHHHRDKNDKGEHDKEHHSGHHEEHGGHKKGHHDEHEKYGEHHEGEKGHKGGKFGEKKGHKKGHKTKGYHNKFHKDEYHKEHKFYDDYHKGGHHKKHGDFHGHHEKKEGQHKKGGHQHSGYHEDHQGKKGHHDKGHVDEQHKGHHGKHGHDDHYSHHDSYGKKGDQQSGKKFGYGKGHKG